One genomic region from Pseudomonas hormoni encodes:
- a CDS encoding methyl-accepting chemotaxis protein, producing MDNGLVVALNADTTIRSAWGEDMTRDGSLVGAVPAPVLLSKNLWLTPTLQSISLMLLLCGMTLGGWSLYLGLPLAVLIIWLPRLRSRAIPEESSADSSSAIAELTRDLSYTTSHNALSAAGVAYSVKQLADKLQSQLGAAAQIVSNAEVMIATEHATSTLSRAALSAASEAHQSSAAGRTELIESISRMHQLSQRANNSRELIEALSLRSDDIQRVTLVIQSIASQTNLLALNAAIEAARAGEHGRGFAVVADEVRGLAARTATATGEVGEMVADIQQRTAQVVEQIRQLSSDLDIGVEQVEHTGQHLENIARLAAGVESQVGEIAKGAETNREQLDSLFHAIEQMRGDLAISDQQTQRLAQAAVQMEGQAETISERLAEVGLDDYHQRIYDLAREGASQIAARFEADIDQGLVSLDDLFDRSYQAIPNTSPAKFQTRFDRYTDQVLPAIQEPLLPRHEGLVFAIACTQQGYVPTHNKVFSQPLTGDVQVDTLQNRTKRKFADRTGIRCGSHQQAVLLQTYTRDTGELMHDLSVPIMLKGRHWGGLRLGYKPESPR from the coding sequence ATGGATAATGGCCTTGTAGTGGCGTTAAATGCGGATACAACAATTAGAAGTGCATGGGGTGAAGATATGACGCGGGACGGATCTCTGGTCGGGGCAGTGCCTGCACCCGTGCTTTTGTCGAAAAACCTTTGGCTGACGCCCACATTGCAAAGCATCTCCCTGATGCTCTTGCTGTGCGGCATGACGCTGGGCGGCTGGTCGCTTTACCTCGGCCTGCCGTTGGCCGTCCTGATTATCTGGCTGCCTCGGCTACGTTCCCGAGCCATCCCCGAAGAATCATCCGCCGACAGCTCCAGTGCCATCGCCGAGCTGACTCGCGATCTTTCCTACACCACCAGTCACAACGCACTGTCAGCCGCTGGCGTGGCCTATTCGGTCAAGCAGCTGGCGGACAAACTGCAATCACAACTCGGTGCCGCGGCACAGATTGTCAGTAACGCCGAAGTGATGATCGCCACCGAACACGCGACCTCGACACTCAGTCGAGCCGCCCTCAGTGCTGCCAGTGAAGCTCACCAGAGCAGCGCGGCAGGGCGCACGGAGTTGATCGAATCCATCAGTCGTATGCATCAACTCAGTCAGCGCGCCAACAACAGCCGTGAGCTGATCGAAGCCCTGAGCCTGCGCAGCGACGATATCCAGCGAGTCACGCTGGTGATCCAGTCCATCGCCAGCCAGACCAACCTGCTGGCGTTGAACGCGGCAATCGAAGCGGCGCGAGCCGGGGAGCATGGACGCGGGTTTGCGGTGGTGGCCGATGAGGTTCGTGGCCTGGCCGCACGTACAGCAACGGCGACCGGTGAAGTCGGCGAGATGGTCGCCGATATCCAGCAACGCACCGCGCAGGTGGTTGAGCAGATCCGTCAGCTTTCCAGCGACCTCGATATCGGCGTCGAACAGGTCGAGCACACGGGGCAGCACCTCGAAAACATTGCGCGCCTGGCGGCCGGCGTCGAAAGTCAGGTCGGTGAAATCGCCAAGGGTGCTGAGACCAACCGCGAGCAACTCGACAGTCTGTTTCACGCCATCGAGCAGATGCGCGGTGACCTGGCAATCAGCGACCAACAGACCCAGCGTCTGGCGCAAGCCGCCGTACAAATGGAAGGCCAGGCCGAAACCATCAGTGAGCGTCTCGCCGAAGTCGGACTGGATGACTATCACCAGCGGATTTATGACTTGGCTCGCGAAGGTGCAAGTCAGATTGCGGCGCGTTTCGAAGCGGATATCGACCAAGGCCTTGTCAGTCTTGATGATTTGTTTGATCGCAGTTATCAGGCCATTCCCAACACCAGTCCGGCGAAGTTTCAGACGCGTTTCGACCGTTACACCGATCAGGTTTTGCCGGCGATTCAGGAGCCATTGCTGCCGCGTCATGAAGGCCTGGTGTTCGCTATCGCCTGTACGCAGCAGGGGTATGTGCCGACCCATAACAAGGTTTTCAGCCAGCCGCTGACAGGGGATGTGCAGGTTGATACGTTGCAGAACCGTACGAAACGCAAGTTTGCCGACCGTACCGGGATTCGTTGTGGCAGCCATCAACAGGCTGTTCTGTTGCAGACCTATACGCGGGATACCGGTGAATTGATGCACGACCTTTCGGTGCCGATCATGCTCAAGGGGCGGCATTGGGGTGGTTTGCGGTTGGGGTATAAGCCGGAGAGTCCTCGCTGA
- a CDS encoding TonB-dependent receptor gives MKTFPLLASLCGCLSINAWAHSTVDLAPITIDGEATAEPGLSLDQSSGMASRLGLSVRDTPASVAIANRNDIERRGAQNFQDAANTLPGVNASAPPGFGGFVSYRGFTSGQITQMFNGVNVAGGLARPVDAWIYDRVELVGGPSSLINGAGSVGGSLNYVTKLATREEQAVEGRISYGSYDTTQTAFGLNHALSEAGADVQHYARLDVSHNNGNGYIDRQERDAWSVAFSLLSDLTPNLSHTLALEYQDEHEDSPYWGTPVLNPKAGELKIDKHNRFNNYNVEDGRYEQRTIWVRSIIDYRINDSTTLRNTLYHLDSQRDYRNLETYQYSADNRAVNRSTAYQVRHQGEQNGNQFELRHDNTLFGLDTTWSGGFEYKVNQTTNSPLNVKGASTVDPNNFQPGHFYDIPGTRPGFVSDKTNEVTTKALFVENRLALTDKLSLLTGLRYDAIDLNVTNHRQVTASNPRHLKRSWEPLTGRAGLTWQFIPDANVYVQYSTAAEQPNGTQNFDVSTGKQWEVGSKFDYLGGRGSATVAAYTIERKDFAVTDPLDPTSSIPVGQQTSKGIELASSLRITDKLLAEGNFAWVDAQYDEFTEKNAAGMVVSRKGNTPTNVPDRVGNLWLTYDFAPQWQGGVDARYVASVFADNANTMTVPSYTLYGTFLSYKVDRHTTVTGRVRNLTNEVYAEFAHVSPAYYLGTPRTFEMAVQTRF, from the coding sequence ATGAAAACCTTCCCTTTGCTGGCCAGCCTGTGCGGCTGCCTGTCCATTAACGCCTGGGCACACTCCACGGTGGACCTCGCACCGATCACCATTGACGGCGAAGCCACCGCCGAGCCGGGCCTGAGCCTGGATCAATCCAGCGGCATGGCCTCGCGCCTGGGGCTAAGCGTGCGTGACACCCCTGCCTCGGTGGCGATTGCCAACCGCAACGACATCGAACGCCGTGGCGCACAGAACTTCCAGGACGCCGCCAACACCCTGCCGGGCGTCAATGCCAGTGCGCCGCCGGGTTTCGGTGGGTTCGTCTCCTACCGTGGTTTCACCAGCGGCCAGATCACCCAGATGTTCAACGGTGTCAACGTCGCCGGTGGCCTCGCCCGGCCCGTGGATGCGTGGATCTATGATCGTGTGGAACTGGTGGGCGGCCCGTCATCGCTGATCAATGGCGCCGGCTCCGTAGGGGGTTCGCTGAACTACGTGACCAAACTGGCGACCCGTGAAGAGCAAGCAGTCGAAGGTCGGATCAGCTACGGCAGTTACGACACCACCCAGACCGCGTTCGGCCTTAACCATGCCCTCAGTGAAGCCGGTGCGGACGTGCAGCATTACGCCCGGCTCGACGTCAGCCACAACAACGGCAACGGCTACATCGATCGGCAGGAACGCGATGCGTGGAGCGTGGCGTTTTCGCTGCTCAGTGACCTGACGCCGAACCTGTCCCACACCCTGGCCCTGGAATATCAGGATGAACACGAAGACAGCCCTTACTGGGGCACGCCGGTGCTCAACCCCAAGGCCGGTGAATTGAAGATCGACAAGCACAACCGCTTCAACAACTACAACGTCGAGGATGGCCGCTACGAGCAGCGTACGATCTGGGTGCGCTCGATCATCGACTACCGGATCAACGACAGCACCACCCTGCGCAATACCCTTTATCACCTCGACAGCCAGCGCGATTACCGCAACCTGGAAACCTACCAGTACAGCGCCGACAACCGTGCAGTGAACCGCTCCACGGCGTATCAGGTCCGCCATCAGGGCGAGCAGAACGGCAACCAGTTCGAACTGCGTCACGACAACACGTTGTTTGGCCTCGATACGACCTGGTCCGGCGGTTTCGAGTACAAGGTCAACCAGACCACCAATTCGCCGCTGAACGTCAAAGGCGCCAGCACGGTCGATCCGAACAACTTTCAGCCGGGCCACTTCTACGACATTCCGGGGACTCGACCGGGCTTCGTCAGCGACAAGACCAACGAAGTCACCACTAAAGCCCTGTTCGTCGAGAACCGCCTGGCGCTGACCGACAAGCTGTCGTTGCTGACTGGCCTGCGTTATGACGCTATCGATCTGAACGTGACCAACCACCGGCAGGTGACCGCCAGCAATCCACGTCATCTCAAACGCAGCTGGGAACCGCTGACCGGCCGCGCCGGCCTGACCTGGCAGTTCATCCCTGACGCCAACGTCTACGTGCAATACAGCACCGCCGCCGAACAACCCAACGGCACGCAAAACTTTGATGTCTCCACCGGCAAGCAATGGGAGGTCGGCAGCAAATTCGATTATCTGGGTGGTCGCGGTTCGGCGACGGTGGCGGCTTACACGATTGAGCGCAAGGACTTTGCGGTCACTGATCCGCTGGACCCGACGAGCAGCATTCCCGTGGGTCAGCAGACATCCAAAGGGATCGAGTTGGCGAGTTCGCTGCGGATCACCGACAAGCTGTTGGCAGAAGGCAACTTCGCCTGGGTTGACGCTCAGTACGACGAGTTCACGGAGAAGAATGCGGCGGGTATGGTGGTGTCACGCAAGGGCAACACACCCACCAACGTGCCGGACCGGGTCGGCAATCTGTGGCTGACCTATGACTTTGCGCCGCAATGGCAAGGGGGCGTCGATGCGCGGTACGTCGCTTCGGTGTTTGCCGACAACGCCAACACGATGACCGTGCCGTCGTACACGCTTTACGGCACGTTTCTCAGTTACAAGGTCGATCGGCACACCACGGTCACTGGCCGGGTGCGCAACCTGACCAATGAGGTGTATGCCGAGTTTGCGCATGTGTCGCCGGCGTATTACCTGGGTACGCCGCGGACTTTTGAAATGGCGGTGCAAACCCGGTTTTAG
- a CDS encoding glutathione S-transferase family protein, whose translation MKLIGMLDSPYVRRVAITAKRLGIDLDHQSVSVFRHFEQFQQINPVVKAPTLVLDDGEVLIDSTLIIDYLEALAAPGKSLMPGELDQRLRSLRLIGLALAACEKSVQLYYERNLRPAEIQFEPWVERVEGQLAAAYSALERELEMQPLKTDGSIDQDGIALAVAWSFTNLVVPDQVDDQQFPRISAFTAYAEGLDDFVSTPIE comes from the coding sequence ATGAAACTGATCGGCATGCTGGATTCGCCTTACGTGCGACGGGTCGCCATTACTGCCAAACGCCTGGGCATCGACCTCGATCACCAATCGGTTTCGGTGTTTCGGCACTTCGAGCAGTTTCAGCAGATCAACCCGGTGGTCAAGGCGCCGACACTTGTGCTGGATGATGGCGAGGTGTTGATCGACTCGACATTGATCATCGATTACCTGGAGGCGCTGGCCGCACCGGGTAAAAGCCTGATGCCCGGCGAGCTGGATCAGCGTCTGCGTTCGTTACGCTTGATCGGCCTGGCGCTGGCAGCGTGCGAAAAGTCCGTACAGCTTTATTACGAACGCAACCTGCGGCCTGCGGAAATCCAGTTTGAGCCTTGGGTGGAACGGGTCGAAGGGCAATTGGCGGCGGCGTATTCGGCGCTGGAGCGGGAGTTGGAAATGCAACCCCTGAAGACTGACGGTTCGATCGATCAGGACGGGATTGCGCTGGCGGTGGCCTGGAGCTTCACCAATCTGGTGGTGCCGGATCAGGTGGATGATCAGCAGTTTCCACGGATCAGTGCATTCACGGCGTATGCCGAAGGGCTTGATGATTTTGTGAGTACGCCCATCGAGTAG
- a CDS encoding ABC transporter substrate-binding protein — protein sequence MNGFRRLLATALVVFGLGSPVPVFAAQAPIHFADLNWESGSLITDILRIIVEKGYGLPTDTLPGTTITLETALANNDIQVIGEEWAGRSPVWVKAEAEGKVVSLGDTVKGATEGWWVPEYVIKGDPAKGIKPLAPDLRSVSDLPKYKGVFSDPESPGKGRFLNSPIGWTSEVVNKQKLKAYGLDESYVNFRSGSGAALDAEISSSIRRGKPVLFYYWSPTPLLGRFKLVQLEEPPFDAEAWKTLTDADNPNPKPTRSLPSKLSIGVSTPFQKQYPQIAEFFTKVDFPIGPLNKALAEMSEKHTPPRQAAEAFMKAHPDVWQAWVPKDVADKVSASLQ from the coding sequence ATGAACGGATTTCGACGGTTGCTGGCCACTGCCCTGGTCGTTTTCGGTCTGGGTTCGCCCGTTCCGGTATTCGCCGCCCAGGCGCCGATCCATTTCGCCGACCTGAACTGGGAAAGCGGCAGCCTGATCACCGATATCCTGCGGATCATCGTCGAAAAGGGCTACGGGCTGCCGACCGATACCTTGCCGGGGACGACCATCACGCTGGAGACCGCCCTGGCCAACAATGACATTCAGGTCATCGGCGAAGAATGGGCCGGTCGCAGCCCGGTCTGGGTCAAGGCCGAGGCCGAAGGCAAGGTCGTCAGCCTCGGCGATACGGTGAAGGGCGCCACCGAAGGCTGGTGGGTGCCCGAATACGTGATCAAGGGCGACCCGGCGAAAGGCATCAAGCCGCTGGCGCCGGACCTGCGCAGCGTCAGCGACCTGCCGAAATACAAGGGCGTGTTCAGCGATCCGGAATCCCCGGGCAAGGGGCGTTTCCTCAACAGCCCGATCGGCTGGACGTCGGAGGTAGTCAACAAGCAGAAGCTCAAGGCCTATGGCCTGGACGAGAGCTATGTAAATTTCCGCAGCGGCTCCGGGGCGGCACTGGATGCGGAAATCAGTTCGTCGATTCGTCGTGGCAAGCCGGTTCTTTTCTATTACTGGTCGCCGACACCCTTGCTAGGGCGTTTCAAACTGGTTCAACTGGAAGAGCCGCCGTTCGACGCCGAAGCCTGGAAAACCCTGACCGACGCCGATAACCCGAATCCGAAGCCGACTCGCTCATTGCCCTCGAAGCTGTCGATTGGCGTGTCCACACCGTTCCAGAAACAGTACCCGCAGATCGCCGAGTTCTTTACCAAGGTCGATTTTCCCATCGGTCCGTTGAACAAGGCGCTGGCTGAAATGAGCGAGAAACATACCCCGCCGCGGCAGGCGGCGGAGGCGTTCATGAAGGCGCACCCGGATGTGTGGCAGGCGTGGGTGCCGAAGGATGTGGCGGATAAAGTCTCCGCCAGTCTTCAGTGA
- a CDS encoding TraR/DksA family transcriptional regulator: MTKDKLLAMPADDYMNAEQHAFFSELLQNMKVETHERIEQNRIAIESLDTPADPADAASVEEERTWLVNAIDRDQRMLPQLEQALERIKEDSFGWCDDSGEAIGLKRLLISPTTKYCIEAQERHEQIDKHQRQA, encoded by the coding sequence ATGACAAAGGACAAGTTGCTGGCCATGCCGGCGGATGACTACATGAATGCCGAGCAACATGCTTTTTTCTCTGAGCTGTTGCAGAACATGAAAGTCGAAACCCATGAGCGCATCGAACAGAACCGCATCGCCATCGAGAGCCTGGACACCCCGGCCGATCCGGCTGACGCGGCGTCTGTCGAAGAAGAGCGCACCTGGCTGGTGAACGCGATCGATCGCGACCAGCGCATGCTGCCTCAGTTGGAACAGGCGCTGGAACGCATCAAGGAAGACAGCTTCGGCTGGTGCGACGACAGCGGCGAGGCCATTGGCCTGAAACGCCTGCTGATCAGCCCGACCACCAAGTACTGCATCGAAGCTCAAGAGCGTCACGAACAGATCGACAAGCACCAGCGTCAGGCCTGA
- a CDS encoding DUF2789 domain-containing protein has translation MDSPTHDLKGLFDQLGLDSSEKAIDDFIASHSPLPDDKKLIDAEFWTPQQAGFLKEQLREDADWARVVDDLNLRMHQVH, from the coding sequence ATGGACTCACCGACACACGACTTGAAAGGCTTGTTCGACCAGCTCGGCCTGGACTCCAGCGAGAAAGCCATCGATGATTTCATCGCCAGCCATTCCCCACTGCCCGATGATAAAAAACTCATCGATGCCGAATTCTGGACACCGCAACAAGCTGGCTTCCTGAAAGAGCAATTGCGTGAAGACGCTGATTGGGCGCGGGTGGTCGACGACCTGAATCTGCGTATGCATCAGGTTCACTAG